The Cinclus cinclus chromosome 3, bCinCin1.1, whole genome shotgun sequence genome has a window encoding:
- the FAM89A gene encoding protein FAM89A: MSGPGLLGPGGGAGLPPLPKSLSGLLNSSSSGGGGGQGGRWRDLERLYAQKSRIQDELSGGGRGSPRPPKPPNLDAALALLRKEMVGLRQLDMSLLCQLYSLYESIQEYKGACQADSSADCSYALENGFFDEEEEYF; this comes from the exons ATGAGCGGGCCGGGGCTGCTGGGGCCCGGCGGTGGCGCGGGGCTGCCGCCGCTGCCCAAGAGCCTGAGCGGGCTGCTGAACTCCTCGTCctcgggcggcggcggcggccagGGCGGGCGCTGGCGGGACCTGGAGCGGCTCTACGCCCAGAAGTCCCGCATCCAAGACGAGCtgagcggcggcggccggggctcGCCGCGCCCGCCCAAGCCTCCCAACCTGGACGCGGCGCTGGCCCTGCTCCGCAAGGAGATG GTTGGCCTTCGGCAGCTGGATATGTCATTGCTGTGTCAGCTCTACTCCCTGTATGAATCCATTCAAGAATACAAAGGTGCCTGCCAAGCTGACTCTAGCGCAGACTGCTCGTACGCcctggaaaatggatttttcgATGAAGAGGAGGAATACTTCTAG